In Nonomuraea sp. NBC_00507, the following are encoded in one genomic region:
- a CDS encoding P-II family nitrogen regulator yields MRLITAIIKPFKLDDVKAALEQFGIKGMTVSEASGYGRQRGHTEVYRGAEYQVDLVPKVRLEVLAEEDDSEDVIDVIVKAAHTGKIGDGKVWSVPVDTVIRVRTGERGPEAL; encoded by the coding sequence ATGAGGCTCATCACGGCGATCATCAAGCCCTTCAAGCTAGATGACGTGAAAGCCGCACTGGAACAGTTCGGCATCAAGGGAATGACGGTCAGCGAGGCGAGCGGCTACGGCCGGCAGCGCGGCCACACCGAGGTCTACCGCGGCGCCGAATACCAGGTCGACCTCGTGCCGAAGGTCCGGCTGGAAGTCCTCGCCGAAGAGGATGACTCCGAGGACGTGATCGACGTCATCGTCAAGGCCGCGCACACCGGCAAGATCGGTGACGGCAAGGTCTGGTCCGTGCCCGTGGACACCGTCATCCGCGTACGCACGGGAGAGAGGGGCCCGGAGGCTCTGTGA
- a CDS encoding ammonium transporter, which translates to MIDSGTTAWMLVCTALVLLMTPGLAFFYGGMTRAKSVLNMMMMSFVSIIVVTVAWVLYGYSLAFDPVGDGSGVANKIIGGLDFLGLSGVFNAVYEGLIFEGGNVTAEAAAADNFPLMVFSAFQLTFAIITVALISGAIADRAKFGAWVVFSLLWATLVYFPVAHWVWGGGWLAVLGIEDFAGGTVVHINAGAAALALALVLGKRKGWQKEPMRPHNLTLVLLGTGLLWFGWFGFNAGSELAPDQTAGLAFMNTQVATAVAAGAWMLVEKLRDGHATTLGVASGAVAGLVAITPACGFVDPWAAVVIGLLAGVICAYAVGLKYKLGYDDSLDVVGVHLVGGLIGAISLGFFAAYPFLPGQNKGILIEGGQISQLGLQVLGPVAVGLYSFVISWILGKIIDKTMGFRIAEDAEVTGVDITTHAETGYDIGTFHASGVTSSNGPAPAPKKVDA; encoded by the coding sequence ATGATCGACAGCGGCACTACCGCCTGGATGCTGGTATGCACCGCCCTGGTGCTGCTGATGACTCCGGGCCTCGCGTTCTTCTACGGGGGCATGACCAGGGCCAAGAGCGTCCTGAACATGATGATGATGTCGTTCGTCAGCATCATCGTCGTCACGGTCGCTTGGGTCCTCTATGGTTACTCCCTCGCGTTCGACCCCGTCGGCGATGGCTCCGGCGTCGCCAACAAGATCATCGGAGGGTTGGACTTCCTCGGGTTGAGCGGGGTCTTCAACGCCGTCTACGAGGGTCTCATTTTCGAGGGCGGCAACGTCACCGCCGAAGCCGCGGCGGCCGACAACTTCCCCCTCATGGTCTTCTCCGCCTTCCAGCTGACCTTCGCCATCATCACCGTGGCGCTGATCAGCGGCGCGATCGCCGACCGGGCCAAGTTCGGCGCGTGGGTGGTGTTCTCCCTGCTGTGGGCCACCCTGGTCTACTTCCCCGTCGCTCACTGGGTCTGGGGCGGCGGCTGGCTCGCCGTGCTCGGCATCGAGGACTTCGCCGGCGGTACGGTCGTCCACATCAACGCCGGTGCCGCGGCGCTCGCGCTCGCGCTCGTCCTGGGCAAGCGCAAGGGCTGGCAGAAGGAGCCCATGCGGCCCCACAACCTGACGCTGGTGCTGCTCGGCACCGGTCTGCTGTGGTTCGGCTGGTTCGGCTTCAACGCCGGCTCCGAGCTCGCTCCCGACCAGACCGCCGGTCTGGCGTTCATGAACACCCAGGTCGCCACCGCCGTCGCGGCCGGCGCCTGGATGCTGGTGGAGAAGCTGCGCGACGGTCACGCGACCACGCTCGGCGTCGCCTCCGGTGCGGTGGCCGGTCTGGTCGCCATCACCCCGGCCTGTGGTTTCGTCGACCCGTGGGCGGCCGTGGTCATCGGCCTGCTCGCCGGTGTGATCTGCGCCTACGCCGTGGGCCTGAAGTACAAGCTCGGCTACGACGACTCCCTCGACGTGGTCGGCGTGCACCTGGTCGGCGGTCTGATCGGCGCCATCTCGCTGGGCTTCTTCGCGGCCTACCCGTTCCTGCCCGGCCAGAACAAGGGCATCCTGATCGAGGGCGGGCAGATCAGCCAGCTCGGCCTCCAGGTGCTCGGCCCGGTCGCGGTCGGCCTCTACTCCTTCGTGATCTCCTGGATCCTCGGTAAGATCATCGACAAGACGATGGGCTTCCGCATCGCGGAAGACGCCGAGGTCACCGGTGTCGACATCACCACCCACGCCGAGACCGGCTACGACATCGGCACCTTCCACGCCTCGGGCGTGACGTCCTCCAACGGCCCCGCCCCCGCTCCTAAGAAGGTGGACGCATGA
- a CDS encoding ABC transporter substrate-binding protein — protein MRLRLAVAAMLPLLALAACGTSISSQETGPTRTVKHAMGETKVPMTPQRVVVLDTDKLDTMVTLGLAPVGAAQAQENQKWPAYLGSALSATKAVGTLQAPNIEAIIALKPDLILGSKFRQAAFYDKLSKIAPTVFTEKVGVTWKENFLLDAEALGKKDQATQSLSAYETRAKEVGAKFSKLEVGIVRFMPTEIRVYGPESFSGIVVGDAGIPRPAAQQLADQQDKRFGKLSQENIAKAEADAIFYSAYGEAAAKSQATVTGGPLWKNLEAVKSGNAHNVDDEIWMLGIGVTAAGKILDDLDKYLAPLA, from the coding sequence ATGCGTCTCCGCCTGGCCGTCGCCGCCATGCTCCCCCTGCTCGCCCTCGCCGCGTGCGGAACCTCCATCTCCTCCCAGGAGACGGGCCCCACCAGGACCGTCAAGCACGCCATGGGCGAGACGAAGGTGCCGATGACCCCGCAGCGGGTCGTGGTCCTCGACACGGACAAGCTCGACACCATGGTCACGCTCGGCCTGGCGCCCGTGGGCGCGGCGCAGGCCCAGGAGAACCAGAAGTGGCCTGCCTACCTGGGCTCGGCCCTGTCCGCCACCAAGGCGGTGGGCACTCTCCAGGCCCCGAACATCGAGGCCATCATCGCGCTCAAGCCGGACCTCATCCTCGGCTCCAAGTTCCGGCAGGCCGCCTTCTACGACAAGCTCAGCAAGATCGCGCCCACCGTGTTCACCGAGAAGGTCGGCGTCACCTGGAAGGAGAACTTCCTGCTCGACGCCGAGGCGCTGGGCAAGAAGGACCAGGCCACGCAGTCGCTGTCCGCCTATGAGACGCGGGCCAAGGAGGTCGGCGCGAAGTTCTCGAAGCTGGAGGTCGGCATCGTGCGGTTCATGCCGACCGAAATCCGGGTCTACGGCCCCGAGTCGTTCAGCGGCATCGTCGTGGGTGACGCCGGGATCCCCAGGCCCGCGGCGCAGCAGCTCGCCGACCAGCAGGACAAGCGTTTCGGCAAGCTGAGCCAGGAGAACATCGCCAAGGCCGAAGCCGACGCGATCTTCTACAGCGCGTACGGCGAGGCCGCCGCCAAGTCGCAGGCCACGGTGACCGGCGGGCCGCTGTGGAAGAACCTGGAGGCGGTCAAGTCGGGCAACGCCCACAACGTGGACGACGAGATCTGGATGCTCGGCATCGGCGTCACGGCCGCCGGCAAGATCCTCGACGACCTGGACAAGTACCTCGCGCCCCTGGCCTGA
- a CDS encoding MOSC domain-containing protein, which translates to MHVETLRRYPVKSMLGEEIAESEVTERGLAGDRARAVLDVATGKIASAKNPRLWRDLLTIEGARVPDDAELSRLLGRAVRLIDVPPEGAEFERSVPERVLAEGIEAEVPHTVGTLGAASPGGTFFDFAPVHLISTSSVERIGALSPRGHVEALRYRPNLIIATGSAGFPENDWVGRELHVGGDVVLEVIVASPRCAVPTLAHGALGRDVEALRTVARHNRVPVFDMGPQPCAGVYARVLRPGRIRKGDPVRLG; encoded by the coding sequence GTGCATGTAGAGACGCTGCGTCGTTATCCCGTCAAATCGATGCTGGGTGAGGAGATCGCGGAGAGTGAGGTGACCGAGCGCGGGCTGGCCGGTGATCGCGCGCGGGCGGTGCTCGATGTCGCCACCGGGAAGATCGCCAGTGCGAAGAACCCGCGGCTCTGGCGGGATCTGCTGACCATCGAAGGGGCACGCGTCCCCGACGACGCGGAGTTGTCCCGGCTGCTGGGGCGCGCGGTGCGGCTGATCGACGTGCCGCCGGAGGGTGCCGAGTTCGAGCGCTCCGTTCCCGAACGGGTGCTGGCCGAGGGCATTGAGGCGGAGGTGCCGCACACCGTCGGCACGCTCGGGGCCGCCTCGCCCGGCGGCACGTTCTTCGACTTCGCGCCGGTGCACCTGATCTCGACCTCGTCCGTGGAGCGGATCGGCGCGCTCAGTCCGCGCGGGCACGTCGAGGCCCTCCGCTACCGCCCCAACCTGATCATCGCGACAGGCTCGGCGGGCTTCCCCGAGAACGACTGGGTGGGCCGGGAGCTGCACGTCGGTGGCGACGTGGTGCTGGAGGTCATCGTGGCCAGCCCGCGTTGTGCCGTGCCGACGCTGGCGCACGGGGCGCTGGGGCGGGATGTCGAGGCACTGCGGACGGTGGCCAGGCACAACAGGGTGCCGGTGTTCGATATGGGACCGCAGCCGTGCGCGGGGGTCTACGCGCGCGTGCTGCGGCCCGGCCGGATCAGGAAGGGCGATCCGGTGCGTCTCGGCTGA
- a CDS encoding alpha/beta fold hydrolase has protein sequence MDGINYVDVGQGPVALFVHGVGTSSYLWRNMIAELRDERRCVAIDLPLHGGSAPREDLSIPALAEAVEELCEELGLTNVDLVANDTGGAVAQIFAVRHRERLRTLTLTNCDVHTNTPPKAFEPTVELARRGELAELTAAVLDQPELVAQTAFGEGYERIDDPAALVEAYLRPIFAKADGGRAFERMLASLDAKDMIAIEPQLTVLTVPTLVVWGTGDVFFDVSWARWLRDTIPGVREIVEIEGGRLFFPDERAAELVPHVRRFWAAQES, from the coding sequence GTGGACGGCATCAACTACGTGGACGTCGGGCAGGGACCCGTGGCGCTGTTCGTGCACGGCGTCGGGACCAGCTCGTACCTGTGGCGCAACATGATCGCCGAGCTCCGCGACGAGCGCCGCTGCGTCGCCATCGACCTGCCGCTGCACGGTGGCAGCGCTCCGCGCGAGGACCTGTCGATCCCCGCGCTCGCCGAGGCGGTGGAAGAGCTGTGCGAAGAGCTCGGCCTCACCAACGTGGATCTCGTCGCCAACGACACCGGCGGCGCCGTCGCCCAGATCTTCGCGGTACGGCACCGCGAGCGACTCCGCACGCTCACCCTCACCAACTGCGACGTGCACACCAACACCCCGCCGAAGGCGTTCGAACCCACCGTCGAGCTGGCGCGAAGGGGCGAGTTGGCCGAGCTCACCGCCGCCGTGCTCGACCAGCCGGAGCTGGTGGCCCAGACCGCCTTCGGCGAAGGTTACGAGCGGATCGACGACCCCGCCGCGCTGGTGGAGGCGTATCTCCGGCCGATCTTCGCCAAGGCGGACGGCGGCCGGGCCTTCGAGCGCATGCTGGCCTCCCTCGACGCCAAGGACATGATCGCCATCGAACCGCAGCTCACCGTGCTGACCGTGCCGACGCTCGTGGTGTGGGGCACGGGCGACGTCTTCTTCGACGTGAGCTGGGCCCGCTGGTTGCGCGACACGATCCCCGGCGTCAGAGAGATCGTCGAGATCGAAGGCGGCCGGTTGTTCTTCCCCGACGAGCGGGCCGCCGAGCTGGTGCCGCATGTGCGGCGCTTCTGGGCGGCTCAGGAGTCATAG
- a CDS encoding TetR/AcrR family transcriptional regulator has translation MNLKAERGAATRDKVLAIATRLFAKRGYDDTSIETVLQETGLSRGALYHHYAGKDVLFEAVLEATESAVQVKIMEAVNGITDPAAALRAGVLAWIRLAGDPVIKQIVLIDAPAVLGWERWRAMEERYSFGMLKAALKGTKAVPAEFLDLHAHMLLAAINESVLLVARGGDHAAAEAAVEEFLRRLLHPTGG, from the coding sequence ATGAACCTCAAGGCGGAGCGCGGCGCGGCAACCCGCGACAAGGTCCTGGCCATCGCCACGCGGCTGTTCGCCAAGCGGGGCTACGACGACACCTCGATCGAGACAGTCCTGCAGGAGACGGGACTGAGCAGAGGGGCGCTCTACCACCACTACGCGGGCAAGGACGTCTTGTTCGAGGCGGTGCTCGAGGCCACGGAGTCGGCCGTGCAGGTAAAGATCATGGAGGCGGTGAACGGCATCACCGACCCTGCCGCCGCACTGAGGGCCGGGGTCCTGGCCTGGATCAGGCTCGCCGGGGACCCGGTCATCAAGCAGATCGTCCTCATCGACGCGCCTGCGGTGCTGGGGTGGGAGCGGTGGCGGGCCATGGAGGAGCGCTACTCGTTCGGCATGCTGAAAGCGGCATTGAAGGGCACGAAGGCGGTGCCGGCGGAGTTTCTGGACCTGCACGCGCACATGCTGCTGGCCGCCATCAACGAGAGCGTCCTGCTGGTGGCGCGGGGCGGCGACCACGCGGCCGCCGAGGCGGCCGTCGAAGAATTCCTCCGCCGGCTCCTCCACCCCACCGGCGGCTGA
- a CDS encoding sigma-70 family RNA polymerase sigma factor: protein MARPTGSRTQEQHVADRDLLGTYLAEIGRVPLLTAEEEVELAKRIEAGLFAEQLLDSGGSEPRIGDAADEELERLAISGQRAKDEFIQANLRLVVAVARKYSGRGMPLIDLVQEGNLGLVRAVEKFDYQRGYKFSTYATWWIRQSVGRAIHEQARPVRLPTHAGEQMTRLMRVRRDMLAEFDAEPTDDDLAEILELPIERVRELRRWASDPVSLQLGVGDEDETELGDMIADDTWADPEQQAIDILERERLELWLTGLEGPTSEMLRWRYGLVDGREHTLTEVGERYGIGRDRARRIERDALARLRKMATAAA from the coding sequence ATGGCAAGGCCTACGGGGAGTCGCACGCAGGAGCAGCACGTCGCGGATCGAGATCTGCTGGGGACATACCTGGCGGAGATCGGCCGGGTCCCGTTGCTTACAGCGGAGGAAGAGGTGGAGCTCGCCAAGCGGATCGAAGCGGGACTCTTCGCCGAGCAGTTGCTCGACAGCGGGGGCTCGGAGCCGCGCATCGGGGATGCGGCCGACGAGGAGCTGGAGCGCCTGGCCATCTCGGGTCAGCGGGCGAAGGACGAGTTCATCCAGGCCAACCTCCGGCTGGTGGTGGCGGTGGCCAGGAAATACTCGGGCCGGGGGATGCCGCTCATCGACCTCGTCCAGGAGGGGAACCTTGGCCTGGTGCGGGCGGTGGAGAAGTTCGACTACCAGCGCGGATACAAGTTCTCCACCTACGCGACGTGGTGGATCAGGCAGTCGGTGGGGCGGGCCATCCACGAGCAGGCGCGGCCTGTGCGGCTGCCGACGCACGCCGGGGAGCAGATGACCCGGCTGATGCGCGTACGCAGGGACATGCTGGCCGAGTTCGACGCCGAGCCGACCGATGACGATCTTGCCGAGATCCTCGAGCTGCCCATCGAACGGGTGCGTGAGCTGCGGCGCTGGGCCTCCGATCCCGTCTCACTCCAGCTGGGGGTGGGCGACGAGGACGAGACCGAACTCGGCGACATGATCGCGGACGACACGTGGGCCGATCCCGAGCAGCAGGCGATCGACATCCTGGAGCGGGAGCGGCTGGAGCTGTGGCTGACCGGGCTCGAGGGGCCGACCAGCGAGATGTTGCGGTGGCGCTATGGGCTGGTGGACGGGCGTGAGCACACCTTGACCGAGGTCGGGGAGCGCTACGGCATCGGTCGCGACCGGGCCCGGCGCATCGAACGCGACGCCTTGGCCCGCCTCCGCAAGATGGCCACGGCCGCCGCCTGA
- the hutI gene encoding imidazolonepropionase, which yields MTTTLIDGIGLLYTGDPEREEIPDAALVLADGLVTWVGPAARAPDADKRLDVRGRAVIPGFVDSHAHLIFAGDRTAEFRARMSGEPYTGGGIRTTVAATRQAGDAELAARARALVTEMRAQGTTTVEIKSGYGLTVEDERRSLEIATGLTGETTFLGAHVVPADMDADSYVRLVAGEMLEACAPYAKWVDVFCERGAFDGDQTREILSAGMKAGLGVRVHANQLGEGPGVRIACELGAASADHCTHLTPADVDALASSETVATLLPGAEFSTRSPYPDARRLIDAGVTVALATDCNPGSSYTSSMAFCVALAVREMRMTPLEAIRAATYGGARALRRTDVGWLRPGARADLVVLDAPSYVHLAYRPGVPLVHQVLQGGLLLEEDIQNPPSDVVL from the coding sequence ATGACCACGACCCTCATCGACGGCATCGGGCTGTTGTACACCGGAGACCCGGAGCGGGAGGAGATCCCCGACGCGGCGCTGGTCTTGGCCGACGGCCTGGTGACCTGGGTGGGTCCCGCCGCGCGGGCCCCCGACGCCGACAAGCGACTGGACGTGCGAGGGCGCGCCGTCATCCCCGGCTTCGTCGACAGCCACGCTCACCTGATCTTCGCCGGCGACCGCACGGCGGAGTTCCGGGCCCGGATGTCCGGCGAGCCCTACACCGGGGGCGGCATCAGGACCACGGTCGCCGCCACCCGGCAGGCCGGCGACGCCGAACTGGCCGCCCGCGCCCGTGCCCTCGTGACCGAGATGCGCGCCCAGGGCACCACCACCGTGGAGATCAAGAGCGGTTACGGGCTGACCGTCGAGGACGAGCGGCGCTCCCTGGAGATCGCCACCGGCCTGACCGGCGAGACCACTTTCCTGGGGGCGCACGTGGTGCCCGCGGACATGGACGCCGACTCCTACGTGCGGCTCGTGGCCGGGGAGATGCTGGAGGCGTGCGCGCCGTACGCCAAGTGGGTGGACGTGTTCTGCGAGCGCGGGGCGTTCGACGGCGACCAGACGCGGGAGATCCTCAGCGCCGGGATGAAGGCGGGGCTCGGGGTGCGGGTGCACGCCAACCAGCTCGGCGAAGGGCCGGGTGTGCGGATCGCCTGCGAGCTGGGGGCCGCCTCGGCCGACCACTGCACGCACCTGACGCCCGCGGACGTGGACGCGCTGGCGTCCTCGGAGACGGTGGCGACGTTGTTGCCGGGGGCCGAGTTCTCGACCAGGTCGCCGTATCCGGACGCCAGACGGCTGATCGACGCCGGGGTCACCGTGGCGCTGGCCACCGACTGCAATCCGGGGTCCTCCTACACCTCGTCGATGGCGTTCTGCGTGGCGCTGGCCGTGCGCGAGATGCGCATGACGCCGCTGGAGGCGATCAGGGCGGCCACGTACGGCGGGGCGCGCGCGTTGCGGCGCACGGACGTAGGGTGGCTGCGGCCCGGAGCCCGCGCGGACCTGGTCGTGCTCGACGCCCCCTCATACGTGCATCTGGCCTATCGGCCCGGCGTTCCCCTCGTTCACCAGGTGCTTCAGGGCGGTCTCCTCCTTGAGGAGGACATCCAGAACCCTCCCTCGGACGTAGTGCTTTAG
- a CDS encoding formimidoylglutamate deiminase — translation MSLTYWCEQAWLPDGVGDDVIVVVEGDRIARIGQGPPPADAERLAGITIPGLANAHSHAFHRALRGAAQEGKGDFWTWRDRMYEVAARLDPDSYLRLATAVYAEMALAGVTCVGEFHYLHHAPGGKPYDDPNAMGHVLVQAARDAGLRITLLDTCYLSGGMGAPLVGAQVRFGDGDAERWAVRADDLAASYEGQGDVEIGAAIHSVRAVRPEQMPVVAEFSHRYAAPLHVHVSEQRAENAACVEMYAATPVQLLHEHEALGPRSTAVHATHLTDVDVELLAHSGTHVCMCPTTERDLADGIGPARTLADRGAPITLGSDSHAVIDLFEEARAVELDERLASGKRGHWSAADLLAAATTAGHTSLGFPDAGMLVPGARADLVSVRLDSVRTAGARGAEAVVFAATAADVHSVVSGGRRVVEDGRHVLGDVGSLLAEAIGALR, via the coding sequence GTGTCGCTGACCTACTGGTGCGAGCAGGCCTGGCTGCCCGACGGCGTCGGGGACGACGTGATCGTGGTGGTCGAGGGGGACAGGATCGCGCGGATCGGCCAGGGCCCGCCGCCCGCCGACGCCGAACGGCTGGCCGGGATCACCATTCCGGGCCTGGCCAACGCCCACTCGCACGCGTTCCACCGCGCGCTCAGAGGCGCCGCGCAGGAGGGCAAGGGCGACTTCTGGACCTGGCGCGATCGGATGTACGAGGTGGCCGCCCGGCTCGACCCCGACAGCTACCTGCGCCTGGCCACGGCCGTGTACGCCGAGATGGCGCTGGCCGGGGTGACCTGTGTGGGCGAGTTCCACTACCTGCACCACGCGCCGGGCGGCAAGCCGTACGACGACCCCAACGCCATGGGCCACGTGCTCGTCCAGGCCGCTCGCGACGCCGGGCTGCGCATCACGCTGCTCGACACCTGCTACCTGTCCGGCGGCATGGGCGCGCCGCTGGTCGGCGCGCAGGTCCGCTTCGGCGACGGTGACGCCGAGCGCTGGGCCGTCAGGGCCGATGACCTGGCCGCCTCCTACGAAGGCCAGGGTGACGTGGAGATCGGCGCGGCCATCCACTCGGTGCGGGCGGTGCGGCCCGAGCAGATGCCGGTCGTCGCCGAGTTCTCCCACCGGTACGCGGCGCCCCTGCACGTGCACGTCTCCGAGCAGCGCGCGGAGAACGCGGCCTGCGTCGAGATGTACGCCGCCACACCCGTCCAGCTCCTGCACGAGCACGAGGCGCTGGGACCGCGCTCGACCGCCGTGCACGCCACCCATCTGACCGACGTGGACGTCGAGCTGCTCGCCCACTCGGGCACGCACGTCTGCATGTGTCCCACCACCGAACGCGACCTCGCCGACGGCATCGGCCCCGCCAGGACCCTCGCCGACCGGGGCGCGCCGATCACGCTCGGCTCCGACAGCCATGCCGTGATCGACCTGTTCGAAGAGGCCAGGGCGGTCGAGCTGGACGAGCGGCTGGCCAGCGGGAAACGCGGCCACTGGTCCGCCGCCGACCTGCTCGCCGCGGCCACGACCGCCGGCCACACCTCGCTCGGCTTCCCCGACGCGGGCATGCTCGTGCCCGGCGCCCGGGCCGACCTGGTGTCGGTGCGCCTCGACTCCGTGCGCACGGCGGGCGCGAGAGGAGCGGAGGCCGTGGTGTTCGCGGCCACGGCGGCCGACGTGCACTCGGTGGTGTCCGGCGGGCGGCGCGTCGTCGAGGACGGCAGGCACGTGCTGGGCGACGTCGGATCCCTGCTGGCCGAGGCGATCGGAGCGCTGCGATGA
- a CDS encoding allantoate amidohydrolase, whose protein sequence is MLEPLARIGRDPATGGYVRDAWSEADMELREWFAGEAARRGLDLREDRNGNLWAWWGDPAGRPGVVTGSHLDSVRQGGAYDGPLGLVSAFAALDLLKSRGVTPGRPVGVVCFTDEEGARFGVPCMGSRLLTGAIQPDRALALTDDDGDTLADVMARAGRKPHGIGRDDETLATVGTFVELHVEQGRGLVDQGRPVGVASAIWPHGRWRFDFHGRADHAGTTRLADRDDPMLPFARMVLAARAGAERHGVVATVGKVRVSPGNANAVPGLVSAWLDARGADERDVRELVAELAEGLDVREESWTPVAGFDAELRDRLARLAGGDAPAPILPTGAGHDAGIMAAAGVPAGMLFVRNPTGVSHSPDEHAEQADCEAGVVALADVLEDLCR, encoded by the coding sequence ATGCTTGAACCACTCGCGCGTATAGGACGGGACCCGGCGACCGGCGGCTACGTCAGGGACGCCTGGTCGGAGGCTGACATGGAGCTACGGGAGTGGTTCGCGGGGGAGGCCGCGCGACGGGGCCTCGACCTGCGTGAGGACCGCAACGGCAACCTATGGGCCTGGTGGGGCGACCCGGCCGGCCGGCCCGGCGTGGTGACCGGCAGCCACCTCGACTCCGTGCGGCAGGGCGGCGCGTACGACGGTCCACTCGGCCTCGTCTCCGCCTTCGCCGCCCTCGACCTGCTGAAGAGCCGCGGTGTGACTCCGGGGCGGCCCGTGGGCGTGGTCTGCTTCACCGACGAGGAAGGCGCCAGATTCGGCGTGCCGTGCATGGGGTCGCGGCTGCTGACGGGCGCGATCCAGCCGGACAGGGCGCTCGCGCTGACCGACGACGACGGCGACACCCTGGCCGACGTCATGGCCAGAGCCGGGCGGAAGCCGCACGGGATCGGGCGGGACGACGAGACGCTGGCCACCGTCGGCACGTTCGTGGAGCTCCACGTCGAGCAGGGCCGCGGGCTCGTCGACCAGGGACGGCCGGTGGGCGTGGCGAGCGCGATCTGGCCGCACGGGCGCTGGCGGTTCGACTTCCACGGCCGGGCCGACCACGCGGGCACCACCAGGCTGGCCGACCGCGACGACCCGATGCTGCCGTTCGCCCGCATGGTGCTGGCCGCCCGCGCGGGCGCCGAGCGGCACGGCGTGGTGGCCACGGTCGGCAAGGTGCGCGTCTCGCCCGGCAACGCCAACGCCGTCCCCGGCCTGGTCTCCGCCTGGCTGGACGCCCGCGGGGCGGACGAACGGGACGTGCGTGAGCTGGTGGCCGAGCTGGCGGAAGGGCTGGATGTGCGGGAAGAATCATGGACGCCGGTGGCCGGCTTCGACGCGGAGCTCAGGGACCGGCTGGCCCGGCTGGCGGGCGGCGACGCGCCCGCGCCGATCCTGCCGACCGGCGCCGGGCACGACGCCGGGATCATGGCCGCGGCGGGCGTGCCGGCCGGGATGTTGTTCGTCAGAAACCCCACCGGCGTGTCCCATTCCCCCGATGAGCACGCCGAGCAGGCAGACTGCGAGGCGGGAGTCGTGGCACTGGCGGACGTGCTGGAGGATCTGTGTCGCTGA
- a CDS encoding SDR family oxidoreductase, giving the protein MTERPTALVTGASRGIGAAVARALGPTHHVILGGRDESALAEVAAELPDARPWPVELTEITQADVAGIERLDVLVHSAGIAELGRIADLPAEVWRRTMEVNVVAVAELTRLLLPALGAARGHVVCVNSGSGQRANPNWAAYAASKFALKAFADALRLEEADLRVTTVYPGRVATDMQHEVRRYEGGPFEPGKYLRAESVARAVLAAVTAGPDAHLTELTLRPAAGPVS; this is encoded by the coding sequence ATGACTGAACGACCTACGGCGCTGGTCACCGGCGCTTCCCGGGGCATCGGCGCGGCCGTCGCGAGGGCGCTGGGGCCCACGCATCACGTCATTCTGGGCGGGCGGGACGAGAGCGCGCTCGCCGAGGTGGCGGCGGAGCTGCCCGACGCGCGGCCATGGCCGGTGGAGCTGACCGAGATCACGCAGGCGGACGTCGCGGGCATCGAGCGGCTCGACGTGCTGGTGCACTCCGCGGGCATCGCCGAGCTCGGCAGGATCGCGGACCTGCCCGCCGAGGTCTGGCGCCGCACCATGGAGGTGAACGTCGTCGCGGTGGCCGAGCTCACCAGGCTGCTGCTGCCCGCGCTCGGCGCGGCCCGCGGCCACGTCGTGTGCGTCAACTCGGGCTCCGGCCAGCGGGCGAACCCCAACTGGGCCGCCTACGCGGCCAGCAAGTTCGCCCTGAAGGCCTTCGCCGACGCGCTGCGGCTGGAGGAGGCCGACCTCAGGGTGACCACCGTCTACCCGGGCCGGGTCGCCACCGACATGCAGCACGAGGTGCGCAGATACGAGGGCGGCCCGTTCGAGCCCGGCAAATACCTGCGGGCGGAGAGCGTGGCGCGGGCCGTGCTGGCCGCCGTCACGGCCGGCCCCGACGCCCACCTCACCGAGCTGACCCTGCGACCGGCGGCGGGGCCGGTCAGCTGA
- a CDS encoding PadR family transcriptional regulator, which yields MSSMRVLILGVLLNGPMNGYGVRRRLEGMSADVWASVAYGSIYHGLGKMADEGLLELVEAGKGGKGVYAITQAGHEEFQRLLLKAWHEVRPIIDPFQVALTFMDKLEKQELLSALHGRMAQLKMGVDTMGHIMDLKHHHGAPGHIRENLLLTRAMLQAQLDWIEKAIPRVEADELP from the coding sequence ATGTCATCGATGCGCGTTCTGATCCTGGGCGTCCTCCTCAACGGCCCCATGAATGGCTACGGGGTCCGCAGGCGCCTGGAGGGGATGAGCGCCGACGTCTGGGCCAGCGTCGCCTACGGCTCGATCTACCACGGACTCGGCAAGATGGCCGACGAGGGCCTGCTGGAGCTCGTCGAGGCGGGCAAAGGCGGCAAGGGCGTCTACGCGATCACGCAGGCGGGCCACGAGGAGTTCCAGCGACTGCTGCTGAAGGCCTGGCACGAGGTCAGACCCATCATCGACCCGTTCCAGGTGGCGCTGACGTTCATGGACAAGCTGGAAAAGCAGGAGCTTTTGAGCGCTCTGCATGGCAGGATGGCGCAGCTCAAGATGGGCGTCGACACGATGGGCCACATCATGGACCTCAAGCACCACCACGGCGCCCCTGGCCACATCCGCGAAAACCTGCTGCTGACACGGGCCATGCTCCAGGCCCAGCTCGACTGGATCGAGAAGGCGATTCCGCGCGTCGAGGCAGACGAACTGCCGTGA